The nucleotide sequence GGTAGTCGTGCGCCACGACGAACGTGCCGGACTCGACCGGCGTGTAGTGGCAGCCGACGCCGTTGCCGAGGTTGTCGATGTCGACGTCGTCGTCGCAGGTCTCGACCGGGATGGTGCGGACGTCGTCGCCGAGCGCGATGGCCTCTTCGCTGACGACGGCGCCGAACCGGCTGCCGCCGGCGTAGCTGAACCGGAACCGCGTGGTGTGCTCGGCGGTGGCCTCGGCGACCGCCGTGCCCTCGGCCGTCGTCGTGAGGGCGGACAGCGCGGCCCACTCCTCGCCGTCGGCCTGCTGCTCCAGCCCGATCTCGCCGACGATCGGGACGCCGCCGTCGGTGGTCCACGCGGCGGTGACGCCCACGCCGTCGTCGGCCCGCTCCGCCGTGGCGGTGATGCGCGACACCAGCGGGGAGCCGGCCGTGATGACGATCTCGTGCGACGCGACCGCCTCGACCTCGGGGCCGCCACCGTACGCGAGCCGGTAGATGCCCGACGACTGCACCTGCACCTCGACGTCGCCGGCGCCGTTCTCGACCGGGACCGTGGTGACGGTGACCCAGGAGTTGCCCTCGATGCGCTGGAGGTCGACCTCGCCGCTGACGGCCTCGCCGGACGGCGTGATCCAGCTGGCGCCGAACGTGATGGCCACACCCGGCCGGGCCTCAGCCGGTGCCGTCAGGACCAGCGGCAGGTCGTCGGCCGCGGCCGGCGGCTCGGCGGCGACGGCGGCGGCGACCTGCTCGGGCGCCGGCGACGCGGCTGCCTGGACGATCGTCGCCTCGGGCCCGCCGCTCGCTGTCGGGTCGTCGTCGCTCGTGGCGCTGAGGACGGCGAACACCGCCGCCACCAGGAGGGCCAGGACGCCGACTACAGCCATCGCGCGGTACTTCATGCCTCTATCTTCCATGGCCACCGGCGCATGGCGGCCACGACCCGGTGCTCCCACATCCCTGAGACGACCGAATGGGCCGGTTCGTTCCCTCGATTTCCCTCTTCCTACCGTCAGCCAAGGTCTGCCGATTCGGTGAGCAGCCGCATGTCGGCTTCGACCTGGTCCGCATCGGCGCCGAGTCCGTACGCAACCAAGGTCAAGACGTGCTCGTCGAGCAGGATGTGCCGAACCAGCCCCGAGCCCGAAGCCAACGAGATCTCGCCCTCGATCCCGGTGCGGCCCTGAATCTCGATCGGATCCGAGTTCTCGAGAGTGCCGCCCATGCCCTCGGCCGCCCCCGCGATACCGACCTGCAGGCTGTACGCCTCGGGCGGCGTGTCGTAGATGCCGAAGGCGACGCCTCCGGTCTCGTCCTCGACCATGTAGAACCGGCCCTCCATGGTCGAGCCATCGAGCGCCGGGCCCGAGAACTCCTGCGCCTCCACCGCCTCCGGTAGCGCCACAGTCACCCCGCTCGGCGCGTCAGTGACGGCGATCCACCCGGCCGGTGCCGAGTCGTACGGCTCGTCGGCCGGCTCGTCCTCGCCGCATCCCGCGACGGAGACCGCCACGAACGCCACCACGATGCTCCACCAGCCGTACCTGCGCATGCTTACCCCTCGTGCGTCGGCATCGGGTCGATGCCATGGCGCGGACCCTATCCGAGCGCCCGGGGCTGCCGCCCCACTAGCGTAACGGTCGTGACGACCGCACCTTTCGACCCGTCCCGCTGGCGCCCCGTCGAGGGCTTCGACTTCACCGACCTCACCTACCACCGCCACGTCGAGGACGACCGCGACCGCGGCACCGTCCGCATCGCCTTCGATCGGCCCGAGGTGCGCAACGCCTTCCGGCCGCACACCGTCGACGAGCTGTACCGCGCACTCGACCACGCCCGCATGACACCCGACGTCGGGTGCGTGCTGCTGACCGGCAACGGGCCGTCCCCAAAGGACGGCGGGTGGGCGTTCTGCTCCGGCGGCGACCAGCGGATCCGCGGCCGCTCCGGCTACCAGTACGCCAGCGGCGAGACCGCTGAGACCGTCGACGCCGCGCGAGCAGGGCGGCTGCACATCCTCGAGGTGCAGCGGCTGATCCGGTTCATGCCGAAGGTCGTCATCGCGGTCGTGCCCGGCTGGGCGGCCGGCGGCGGCCACAGCCTGCACGTCGTCAGCGACCTCACGCTGGCCAGCGCCGAGCACGCCCGCTTCAAGCAGACCGACGCCGACGTCGGCTCCTTCGATGGCGGCTACGGGTCGGCCTACCTGGCCCGTCAGGTCGGGCAGAAGTTCGCCCGCGAGATCTTCTTCCTCGGCTCCGAGTACTCCGCCGCCGACGCGTACCGCATGGGCATGGTCAACGCCGTCGTCCCGCACGCCTCTCTTGAGGAGGTGGCGCTGGAGTGGGCGGCGAAGATCAACGCCAAGAGCCCGACGGCGCAGCGGATGCTCAAGTTCGCCTTCAACGCCATCGACGACGGCATGGTCGGCCAGCAGGTCTTCGCGGGCGAGGCGACGCGGCTCGCCTACATGACCGACGAAGCGGTCGAGGGCCGCGACGCGTTCCTGGAGAAGCGGCCGCCCGACTGGTCGCCCTTCCCCTGGTACTTTTGATTCAAGGCGTTTGCGCAGCTCAGAGGCCGCCCGATCGATGGTAGCCAGTGGCTACGCTTGGGGCTGGATGCCGTGCTAATCTTGAGTATCTGGGCTGGCCGAGAGGCCCTGGTCCAACCTTAGGCGGGGACATCCCCCGCCTAAATGCATTTCCGGGAAGTGCTGTTGCGGGAGCTCAGCATCTTCATCGATGAGTCCGGCGACTTCGGCCCCTTGCAGAAGCACTCGCCGTTCTACATCTTGAGCCTCGTCTTCCACGATCAGAGTGACGACATCACACGCCACCTCGACAAGATCCATGAGGCACTCCAAGCACGCGGGCTGTCAGCGAGTCATGCGATCCACACGGCACCGCTGATCCGCCGGGAGCACGACTACCGCTGGCTGGACCTGCCGGCTCGTCGATCTATATTTCGCGTCCTGGTGGACTTCGTCCGTACGTGCGACGTGACCCACCACTCCCAGGTGTTCAGCAAGCGGGAGCACAGCGGTACCGACCGACTCGTGAGCGCCATGTCTCGCGAGCTCGGCGCGCTGATCCGATCGAACCACCAGTACTTCAGCTCATGGGATCGAGTCGTCATCTACTACGACAACGGGCAGAAGGAAATCACGAACCTCGTCAACAGTGTCTTCAACGCACACCTGACCAACGTCGAGGTTCGGAAGGTCGTCCCGTCGGGCTACAGCTTGTTCCAGGCTGCCGACCTCTGCTGCACGCTTGCGCTACTGCGCAAGAAGATCGAGACGGACGGGCTGTCCAGCTCCGAGCGCGACTTCTTCTCCACCCCGAAGGACAGTGCCGAACGCGCCCTGAAGAAGGGGTACTTCAAGACGATGGACCGCAAGAGGTTCGGAGACTAGCCGACGGAAGGCGCCTCCGGCCGTTCCTCCAGCCATTGCCGCATGAGGTCGCTCCCCGCCACCCGGGGAGTCGGCGTTCCTCGCGGGCAGCCGAGCCGTCGGCGGTCGGCAACGGGCCGGCATCTAGGGTGGAGGCGCGATGCAGACGCCGACCCAGCCCTCCGGCCCCACCGGCCGCCGCACCCTGACCACGGTCGAGGTGCCGTTGCGCCCGGCGGTCGTGAAGCGGCTGCTGCCCGCCGTCGCCGGGGCGCTGGCCGGCGGGGACGCGCTGCTGCCGCTGCCGTCGTCGCCGGCGGCGGTGCGCGACGAGCTCATGACGGAGTTCGCGCCGCGCCGGCCGCTCGAGGAGGGCGTCGCGTTCATCGTGCCGACGTCGGGGTCGACGGGGCGGCCGAAGGGCGCGCTGCTGAGCGCCGCCGCCGTCCGGGCGTCCGCCGAGGCGACGCTGGAGCGGCTCGGGGGGCCGGGCCGCTGGCTGCTCGCGCTGCCCGCCACCCACATCGCCGGCCTGATGGTCCTGGCGCGGTCCGTGGTCGCGGGGACGGAACCGGTCGCCGTCGACCTCAGCGACGGGTTCGACCCGGAGCTGTTCGCGGCCGCCAGCGTCCAGGTCTTCGCCGGCCACGGCCGCCGCTACACGGCGCTGGTCCCGCGGCAGCTCAGCGCACTGCTGGACGCCGGCGGGGCGCCGCTTTCGGCGCTGACCGGCTACGACGCCGTGCTGGTCGGCGGCGCCGCGGCCGACGACGCGCGGCTGGACCGCGCCCGCAAGGCCGGCGTCGAGATCGTCACGACCTACGGCATGACGGAGACCTGCGGCGGCTGCGTGTACGACGGCGTCCCGCTGGACGGGGTGCGGGTCGAGCTGGCGGCCGACGGACGGATCCGGCTGGCCGGCCCGATGCTGGCGTCGGGCTACCGGCTGCGCCCCGACCTCGCGCCGTCGTTCGCCGGCGGCTGGTTCACCACGTCCGACCTCGGCTCACTCGACGCCGACGGCCGCCTGACGGTGCTCGGCCGGGCGGATGACGTCGCGGTGTCGGGCGGCGAGAACGTCCCGCTGGCCGCCGTCGACCTCGCCGTCGCCTCGCACCCGGACGTCGCCGAGGCGCTCAGCGTCGCCGTCCCCGACGCCGAGTGGGGCGAGCGGGTCGTCGTCGCCGTCGTGCCCGCCGACGCCGCGCGCCCGCCGTCGCTCGACTCCGTGCGTGCCCACGTCCGCGAGCGGCACCCCGTCGCCTACGCCCCCAAGGAGCTGCACGTGCTCGAAGCGCTGCCCACCCTGCCCGGCGGGAAGACCGACCGCCGCGCGCTC is from Jiangella alkaliphila and encodes:
- a CDS encoding 1,4-dihydroxy-2-naphthoyl-CoA synthase, with the protein product MTTAPFDPSRWRPVEGFDFTDLTYHRHVEDDRDRGTVRIAFDRPEVRNAFRPHTVDELYRALDHARMTPDVGCVLLTGNGPSPKDGGWAFCSGGDQRIRGRSGYQYASGETAETVDAARAGRLHILEVQRLIRFMPKVVIAVVPGWAAGGGHSLHVVSDLTLASAEHARFKQTDADVGSFDGGYGSAYLARQVGQKFAREIFFLGSEYSAADAYRMGMVNAVVPHASLEEVALEWAAKINAKSPTAQRMLKFAFNAIDDGMVGQQVFAGEATRLAYMTDEAVEGRDAFLEKRPPDWSPFPWYF
- a CDS encoding DUF3800 domain-containing protein, with the translated sequence MHFREVLLRELSIFIDESGDFGPLQKHSPFYILSLVFHDQSDDITRHLDKIHEALQARGLSASHAIHTAPLIRREHDYRWLDLPARRSIFRVLVDFVRTCDVTHHSQVFSKREHSGTDRLVSAMSRELGALIRSNHQYFSSWDRVVIYYDNGQKEITNLVNSVFNAHLTNVEVRKVVPSGYSLFQAADLCCTLALLRKKIETDGLSSSERDFFSTPKDSAERALKKGYFKTMDRKRFGD
- the menE gene encoding o-succinylbenzoate--CoA ligase — protein: MQTPTQPSGPTGRRTLTTVEVPLRPAVVKRLLPAVAGALAGGDALLPLPSSPAAVRDELMTEFAPRRPLEEGVAFIVPTSGSTGRPKGALLSAAAVRASAEATLERLGGPGRWLLALPATHIAGLMVLARSVVAGTEPVAVDLSDGFDPELFAAASVQVFAGHGRRYTALVPRQLSALLDAGGAPLSALTGYDAVLVGGAAADDARLDRARKAGVEIVTTYGMTETCGGCVYDGVPLDGVRVELAADGRIRLAGPMLASGYRLRPDLAPSFAGGWFTTSDLGSLDADGRLTVLGRADDVAVSGGENVPLAAVDLAVASHPDVAEALSVAVPDAEWGERVVVAVVPADAARPPSLDSVRAHVRERHPVAYAPKELHVLEALPTLPGGKTDRRALAARLGRADA